One part of the Edaphobacter acidisoli genome encodes these proteins:
- a CDS encoding MaoC family dehydratase produces the protein MAKELYFEDFYVGQKFASLGGVKVTAEEIKEFGSKYDPQPFHLDEAAGENSFFKGLAASGWLTAAIVMRLRVQSLNVAGGMIGAGVEEMRWTLPVRPGDSIHTEIEVVGVRQSQSRKEFGIVRTRTLAYNQHNEVVMRSTVNFLAPLRSAVK, from the coding sequence ATGGCGAAAGAGCTTTACTTTGAAGACTTTTATGTCGGGCAGAAGTTTGCGTCACTGGGTGGAGTGAAGGTGACGGCGGAGGAGATCAAAGAGTTTGGCAGCAAGTACGATCCACAGCCGTTTCATTTGGATGAGGCCGCGGGTGAGAACTCGTTCTTCAAGGGGCTGGCCGCTTCGGGCTGGCTGACGGCGGCGATTGTGATGCGCCTACGGGTGCAGAGTCTGAACGTTGCCGGAGGCATGATTGGTGCGGGTGTCGAAGAGATGCGTTGGACGCTGCCAGTGAGGCCGGGTGACTCGATCCATACGGAAATTGAAGTGGTGGGAGTGCGGCAATCGCAGTCGCGCAAGGAGTTTGGGATTGTGCGCACGCGGACGCTTGCTTACAACCAGCACAACGAGGTGGTTATGCGCAGCACAGTGAACTTTCTGGCGCCGCTGCGCTCGGCTGTGAAGTAA
- a CDS encoding PP2C family protein-serine/threonine phosphatase: MSQSQLIYAMLSDRGRVRRGNEDACAASPEAGVYVVCDGMGGAAAGEIASHLAAETLLENLAPMTTNGKPTEKPESRLSAAIQAANQAVYRESRQSARLAGMGTTLVALLHAPMTNGSKLGQRRHANSRSTDPATLWLAHVGDSRCYRWRRGQLERLTVDHSLVEEQVRAGQITRAQAARSPMRNLITRAIGSQAVVEPEIQGHRPQPGDLYLLASDGLVHELDDDEIARVLDNVPLPSTKVGLKRACEALVSAANSSGGHDNITVLLVGIGA, from the coding sequence ATGTCGCAGAGCCAGCTTATCTATGCCATGTTGTCGGACCGCGGACGTGTGCGCCGGGGCAATGAAGATGCGTGCGCGGCTTCGCCTGAGGCTGGGGTATATGTTGTGTGCGATGGCATGGGCGGAGCAGCAGCGGGGGAGATTGCCAGCCATCTTGCGGCAGAGACTCTTCTGGAAAACTTGGCGCCGATGACAACGAACGGCAAACCTACAGAGAAGCCGGAGTCACGGTTGAGTGCGGCGATTCAGGCGGCTAACCAGGCGGTGTATCGGGAGTCGCGGCAGTCTGCGCGGCTAGCGGGGATGGGGACGACGCTGGTGGCGCTGCTTCACGCGCCGATGACGAATGGGAGCAAGTTGGGGCAGCGGCGTCACGCGAACTCGCGTTCGACCGACCCGGCGACACTGTGGCTGGCGCATGTGGGTGATAGTCGATGTTATCGCTGGCGGCGCGGACAGCTGGAACGTCTTACCGTGGACCACTCGCTTGTAGAGGAGCAGGTGCGGGCCGGGCAGATAACACGGGCGCAGGCGGCGCGGTCGCCAATGCGGAACCTGATTACGCGTGCGATTGGGTCGCAGGCAGTGGTCGAACCGGAGATTCAGGGGCATAGGCCGCAGCCGGGGGACCTTTACCTGTTGGCATCCGATGGGTTGGTGCATGAGCTGGATGATGACGAGATCGCACGGGTTCTGGATAACGTGCCTCTGCCTTCTACGAAGGTAGGGTTGAAGCGTGCTTGCGAGGCTCTGGTCAGTGCGGCCAATTCGAGCGGCGGGCACGACAACATTACGGTGTTGCTCGTGGGTATAGGAGCATGA
- a CDS encoding 3-hydroxybutyryl-CoA dehydrogenase, with translation MLEIKRVGVVGAGTMGNGIAHVCARAGLDVVLCDVQQGFLDRAVAAIEKNLAREVAKGKLTAQQSDEAKAKIATSLTMNALGDCDLVIEAATEKFAVKAEIFRDLDRILMPGTILATNTSSISITKIAAETERAERVIGMHFFNPVPVMQLVEVIRGLATSQYTFAAVEALAVRLGKAPVEVNDAAGFVSNRVLMPLINEAAYAVMEGVATAEAVDKVFVLGMAHPMGPLTLADFIGLDVCVDIMRVLAEGLGGPKYNPCPLLVRMVDAGWLGRKSGRGFYTYPQ, from the coding sequence ATGTTGGAGATTAAGAGAGTTGGAGTAGTGGGTGCTGGCACGATGGGCAATGGGATTGCCCATGTGTGTGCGCGGGCAGGGTTGGATGTTGTGCTTTGCGATGTGCAGCAGGGGTTTCTCGATCGCGCGGTGGCGGCGATTGAGAAGAACCTTGCACGTGAGGTGGCTAAAGGAAAGCTAACTGCGCAGCAGAGCGATGAGGCGAAGGCGAAGATTGCTACTTCGCTGACGATGAATGCGCTTGGCGATTGCGATCTGGTGATTGAGGCGGCGACGGAGAAGTTTGCAGTGAAGGCTGAGATTTTCCGTGATCTCGACAGGATTCTCATGCCAGGTACAATTCTCGCGACGAATACCTCGAGCATTTCGATTACAAAGATCGCGGCGGAGACGGAGCGGGCGGAGCGTGTGATTGGGATGCACTTCTTCAATCCCGTACCAGTGATGCAACTGGTTGAGGTGATTCGCGGGCTGGCGACCTCGCAGTATACGTTTGCGGCGGTTGAGGCTCTTGCTGTGCGGTTAGGGAAGGCGCCGGTGGAGGTGAACGATGCGGCGGGGTTTGTCTCAAACCGCGTGTTGATGCCGTTGATTAATGAGGCTGCCTATGCGGTGATGGAAGGCGTGGCGACGGCTGAGGCGGTGGACAAGGTGTTTGTGCTGGGGATGGCGCATCCGATGGGGCCGCTGACACTGGCGGATTTTATTGGCTTGGATGTCTGTGTGGACATCATGCGCGTGCTGGCTGAGGGGTTGGGTGGTCCGAAGTACAACCCGTGTCCGCTGTTGGTGCGAATGGTGGATGCCGGATGGCTTGGGCGGAAGAGCGGCCGCGGATTTTATACTTATCCACAATGA
- a CDS encoding FAD-dependent thymidylate synthase codes for MSDIKNKMTETDVYAIHGADPEVLAYAMAKYSRSALTMKESLAEISAQRAEQFLNTFYFQYGHRSIADLAHIPFAVERLSLLAAIELVDEQRWDGQERSTRYQNFRTSGWYTPDLGAKTPAFTAAIEASFAAYDRISAGMLEALKKAIPRPEEMKPEAYERTLKARAFDVARYLLPLATNTSLGQIVNARTLETQVSRLLTSRFAEVRQLAEKLRLAATEPAWNVQRGAAEVLCEEIGSVDAACGQRASDALLRPVKTAPTLVKYAGRNDYLAESRRELAAAAAELMGSEPIAPAPVVDLIDDDEPLEVELATSLLYPHCHYSYRQLRGHVAALSEARLAELIALGAKHRGRHDELLRAFSAGRGFRFDILMDIGGFRDMHRHRRCLQLLQGYTDAHGYEEPVCPGQPTLAEARIEAEYKAAMDAAFATYRSLRDSGVPEAAESAQYCLPLGTRTRAMFKMDFAEALYIAELRSGVAGHFSYRRVAWEMYKAVAAKHPALAHLFRIEDVNVPVDLLKR; via the coding sequence ATGTCCGATATCAAAAATAAGATGACCGAGACCGACGTGTATGCGATCCACGGGGCTGACCCTGAGGTGCTGGCGTATGCGATGGCGAAGTACTCGCGCTCTGCGCTGACGATGAAGGAGTCGCTGGCGGAGATCAGCGCCCAGCGCGCAGAACAGTTTCTGAACACGTTTTATTTTCAGTATGGGCATCGGTCGATTGCCGACCTGGCGCACATTCCGTTCGCGGTGGAGCGGCTGAGCTTGCTGGCGGCGATTGAGCTGGTGGACGAGCAACGATGGGACGGGCAGGAGCGCTCGACGCGGTATCAGAATTTTCGTACGTCGGGGTGGTATACGCCTGATCTTGGTGCGAAGACTCCGGCGTTTACGGCGGCGATTGAGGCGTCCTTTGCCGCGTACGACCGCATCAGCGCGGGGATGCTTGAGGCTTTGAAGAAGGCGATTCCACGCCCGGAAGAGATGAAGCCGGAGGCTTATGAGCGGACGCTGAAGGCGCGGGCGTTTGATGTGGCGCGGTATCTGCTGCCGCTGGCGACGAATACTTCGCTGGGGCAGATCGTGAATGCGCGGACGCTGGAGACGCAGGTATCGCGTTTACTGACGAGCAGGTTTGCCGAGGTAAGGCAGCTTGCGGAGAAGCTGCGTCTGGCTGCGACTGAACCTGCGTGGAATGTTCAGCGCGGCGCGGCTGAGGTGCTTTGCGAGGAGATTGGTTCGGTGGATGCTGCTTGTGGTCAGCGTGCCTCGGATGCGTTGCTGCGTCCGGTTAAGACTGCTCCTACGCTGGTCAAGTATGCGGGGAGGAATGATTATCTGGCGGAGAGTCGGCGCGAATTGGCTGCTGCTGCTGCCGAGTTGATGGGCAGTGAGCCGATTGCTCCTGCGCCGGTAGTGGATTTGATTGATGACGACGAGCCGCTGGAGGTCGAGCTGGCTACTTCGCTGCTCTATCCACATTGCCATTATTCTTACCGGCAGTTGCGCGGGCATGTTGCGGCGTTGAGTGAGGCGCGGCTGGCGGAGTTGATTGCGCTGGGGGCGAAACATCGCGGGCGGCATGATGAGCTGCTGCGGGCCTTCAGTGCGGGGCGTGGATTCCGATTCGACATCTTGATGGACATTGGCGGGTTCCGAGATATGCATCGGCATCGGAGGTGCCTGCAGTTGTTGCAGGGCTATACGGATGCTCATGGGTATGAGGAGCCGGTTTGCCCCGGCCAGCCCACGCTGGCGGAGGCGAGGATTGAGGCAGAATACAAAGCTGCGATGGATGCAGCGTTTGCGACGTATCGCTCGCTGCGCGATAGCGGCGTGCCGGAGGCGGCTGAGTCGGCGCAGTATTGTTTGCCGCTGGGGACGCGGACGCGGGCCATGTTCAAGATGGACTTCGCCGAGGCGCTTTATATTGCGGAGCTGCGGTCGGGCGTGGCGGGACACTTCAGCTATCGGCGCGTCGCGTGGGAGATGTACAAAGCAGTCGCGGCGAAGCATCCCGCGCTCGCGCATTTGTTCCGCATTGAAGATGTGAACGTGCCGGTGGATCTGCTGAAACGATAG
- a CDS encoding helix-turn-helix domain-containing protein yields the protein MQTLPADLPNDHEAALPISINIGTTIRGYRLQKGMSQGDIEKRTGLLRCYLSRVENGHTVPSLETLQKIARALDLQLSEFFAEEIIAKEMSSLNLSEDEIRFLTQVQRYSAHLNESDRRLLLAMVRKFAQTTLS from the coding sequence ATGCAAACACTTCCCGCCGACCTCCCCAACGACCACGAAGCGGCACTCCCCATTTCGATCAACATCGGAACAACGATCCGCGGATATCGCTTGCAAAAAGGGATGTCGCAGGGGGACATCGAAAAACGCACCGGCCTTCTGCGCTGCTATCTCTCGCGCGTTGAAAACGGCCACACCGTGCCCTCGCTTGAGACGCTGCAAAAAATTGCGCGCGCTCTCGACCTCCAGCTCTCAGAGTTCTTCGCCGAAGAGATCATCGCCAAAGAAATGTCTTCCCTCAACCTCAGCGAAGACGAGATCCGTTTCCTCACTCAGGTTCAGCGCTACTCCGCCCACCTCAACGAGAGTGATCGCCGCCTACTACTCGCCATGGTGCGCAAGTTCGCCCAGACCACCCTCAGCTAA
- a CDS encoding GNAT family N-acetyltransferase, which produces MPEITIRAATTPEDVATVRNLMQAYGDHLTTHPSGAASICLEGYARELERLPEGYATLLIATVDGKPAGCVALRSLKRENRSCEMKRLWVSQGFRGLGLGQRLLAEAIAWAEQAGYIAIYLDTVPAAMPEANRLYKNVGFLPAERYNQSNIPDLVFFCKSLVTKT; this is translated from the coding sequence ATGCCTGAAATCACAATCCGCGCGGCCACCACTCCCGAAGACGTAGCCACCGTGCGCAACCTGATGCAGGCCTACGGAGACCACCTCACTACGCATCCATCCGGCGCGGCCAGCATCTGCCTCGAAGGTTACGCACGTGAACTCGAGCGGCTTCCCGAAGGCTACGCCACTCTGCTGATCGCAACAGTCGACGGAAAGCCAGCAGGCTGCGTCGCCCTCCGCTCTCTCAAACGTGAAAATCGTTCCTGCGAGATGAAGCGTCTCTGGGTCAGCCAGGGATTTCGCGGCCTCGGCTTAGGGCAGCGATTGCTCGCCGAAGCGATCGCATGGGCGGAACAGGCCGGATACATCGCAATATATCTCGACACGGTCCCGGCAGCCATGCCCGAAGCAAACCGGCTCTACAAAAATGTCGGATTCCTCCCAGCGGAGCGATACAACCAGAGCAACATTCCCGACCTCGTATTCTTCTGCAAGAGCCTCGTGACGAAGACTTGA
- a CDS encoding DNA-methyltransferase — protein MNKMNRIILGDNLQILANMPSASVELIYIDPPFNTGKRQSRPQLKTIRDDKGDRTGFGGRRYRTEVIDHPASDGYIDVFDDFVGFLRPRIAEAHRILTPTGSLFFHIDYREVHYCKIMLDEIFGRNSFQNEIIWAYDYGARSTKRWPAKHDNILWYTKDSDHYTFNLDASDRIPYMAPSLVGEEKAARGKTPTDVWWHTIVSPTGKEKTGYATQKPLGILERIVRVHSNSGDTVLDFFAGSGTAGEAAAAHNRHFILIDQNPAAIAIMQKRLKDFSPHTESHPD, from the coding sequence ATGAACAAGATGAATCGCATCATCCTCGGCGACAACCTCCAAATCCTCGCCAACATGCCCTCTGCCTCTGTCGAACTTATTTATATCGACCCGCCATTCAACACCGGCAAACGCCAATCCCGTCCGCAGCTTAAAACCATCCGCGACGACAAAGGTGACCGCACCGGATTCGGCGGCCGCCGCTACCGCACCGAGGTCATAGACCACCCCGCCAGCGACGGCTACATCGACGTCTTCGACGATTTCGTCGGCTTCCTCCGCCCTCGCATCGCCGAAGCGCACCGCATCCTCACCCCCACCGGCTCGCTCTTCTTCCACATCGACTACCGCGAAGTCCACTACTGCAAGATCATGCTCGACGAAATCTTCGGCCGCAACTCCTTCCAGAACGAGATCATCTGGGCCTACGACTACGGCGCACGCTCCACCAAACGCTGGCCGGCCAAGCATGACAACATCCTCTGGTACACCAAAGACTCCGACCACTACACCTTCAACCTCGATGCCTCAGACCGCATCCCCTACATGGCCCCATCGCTCGTCGGCGAAGAAAAGGCCGCGCGCGGCAAGACCCCCACCGATGTCTGGTGGCACACCATCGTCTCACCCACAGGCAAGGAAAAGACTGGCTACGCCACGCAAAAGCCACTCGGCATCCTCGAGCGCATCGTCCGTGTCCACTCCAATTCCGGCGACACCGTCCTTGATTTCTTCGCAGGCAGCGGCACCGCCGGAGAAGCCGCAGCAGCACACAATCGACATTTCATCCTCATCGATCAGAACCCCGCCGCTATCGCCATCATGCAAAAGCGCCTCAAGGATTTCAGCCCACACACAGAATCACATCCGGATTGA
- the fabG gene encoding 3-oxoacyl-[acyl-carrier-protein] reductase: protein MTTLAGRIALVTGASQGIGRACALELARAGATVALAARNTEKLAAVAAEITSAGGTAHAFALDVASEGSIKECAKAVITQLSAVHILVNNAGITRDILAMRMKRKDWDDVLTTNLTGAFLLTQAVMSQMVKNRWGRIINITSVVGETGQAGQSNYAASKAGLIGLTKSLARELASRSITVNAVAPGYIETAMTAILTDEQKTAMTQHIPLGRVGTDLDIAHAVTFLASDGASYITGHTLDVNGGMHMG from the coding sequence TTGACCACGCTGGCTGGCCGCATCGCATTGGTAACAGGAGCTTCACAGGGAATCGGGCGCGCCTGCGCCCTCGAACTAGCCCGCGCCGGGGCAACCGTGGCGCTCGCCGCGCGCAACACGGAAAAGCTCGCCGCCGTAGCCGCCGAGATCACCTCTGCAGGCGGCACAGCCCATGCCTTCGCGCTCGACGTCGCCAGCGAGGGCTCCATCAAAGAGTGCGCCAAGGCAGTCATCACGCAACTCAGCGCAGTCCACATCCTCGTCAATAATGCCGGCATCACCCGCGACATCCTCGCCATGCGCATGAAGCGCAAGGACTGGGATGACGTCCTCACCACCAACCTCACCGGGGCCTTCCTCCTCACCCAAGCCGTCATGTCGCAGATGGTCAAGAACCGCTGGGGCCGCATCATCAACATCACCTCGGTCGTCGGCGAAACCGGCCAGGCCGGTCAGTCCAACTACGCCGCCTCCAAAGCCGGACTCATCGGCCTCACCAAGTCGCTCGCCCGCGAACTAGCCAGCCGCTCTATCACCGTCAACGCCGTCGCGCCGGGCTACATCGAAACCGCCATGACTGCCATCCTCACCGACGAGCAGAAGACCGCCATGACCCAGCACATCCCGCTCGGCCGCGTCGGCACCGACCTCGACATCGCCCACGCCGTCACTTTCCTTGCCTCCGATGGGGCCAGCTACATCACCGGTCACACGCTCGACGTGAACGGCGGCATGCACATGGGGTAA
- a CDS encoding MBL fold metallo-hydrolase: protein MMQMTVLASGSKGNSTVISSGRTRIMVDAGLSCRELMRRMAEAGEDASTLDAILITHEHIDHVAGLGVLARKLKIPVFITEPTHKAWVRMFSPRSTMSYAKWLEQIQREKEVRADTVAAEYDPGTDAVSVAHLAMVASEPHSALNQSVSAKTGLNPSDDGCSIIQRSARKTDPTCLPAVEHFCAGVDFSIGDIAITPFTIPHDAVDPCGFVFESGGVRMALATDLGYMPPNVKAALRRVDLMLLESNHDLEMLRDGPYPWSVKQRVMSRVGHLSNHAMAEFLENDYDGSAEYIVLGHLSESNNAPELARMSAEQALGRKASLLGNKLLLATQASHLESITL from the coding sequence ATGATGCAGATGACGGTGCTAGCCTCGGGATCAAAGGGCAATAGCACCGTTATTTCCAGCGGCCGCACGCGGATTATGGTGGACGCCGGGCTCTCGTGTCGCGAGTTGATGCGGCGCATGGCCGAAGCAGGCGAGGATGCCTCGACACTGGACGCAATTCTGATTACTCATGAGCATATTGACCATGTGGCAGGGCTGGGAGTGTTAGCTCGTAAGCTGAAGATTCCTGTCTTCATTACTGAGCCTACGCATAAGGCTTGGGTGCGGATGTTTTCACCGCGCTCGACAATGTCGTATGCGAAGTGGCTGGAGCAGATTCAGCGCGAAAAAGAGGTACGGGCTGATACTGTTGCTGCCGAGTATGACCCTGGGACGGATGCAGTGTCGGTTGCCCACCTGGCCATGGTCGCATCGGAGCCGCATTCGGCCCTGAACCAGTCAGTCAGTGCCAAAACGGGGCTGAATCCCTCAGATGATGGTTGCAGCATAATCCAGAGATCGGCACGGAAGACTGATCCCACGTGCCTGCCGGCAGTCGAACATTTTTGTGCTGGAGTGGATTTTTCGATTGGCGACATAGCTATCACGCCGTTCACAATTCCACATGATGCAGTAGATCCTTGCGGCTTCGTCTTCGAGTCCGGTGGTGTACGGATGGCACTGGCAACAGACCTGGGCTATATGCCGCCAAATGTGAAAGCAGCATTACGCCGGGTGGATCTAATGCTGCTGGAGTCGAACCACGATCTGGAGATGCTTCGTGATGGACCGTATCCGTGGTCAGTGAAGCAGCGGGTTATGTCTCGGGTGGGGCACCTGTCGAACCACGCTATGGCCGAGTTTCTGGAGAACGACTACGACGGCTCGGCTGAGTACATTGTGCTCGGTCACCTTTCGGAGTCCAACAATGCGCCGGAACTGGCCCGCATGTCAGCAGAGCAGGCGCTTGGCCGTAAGGCCAGCCTATTGGGGAATAAGCTGTTGCTTGCCACTCAAGCAAGCCATTTGGAATCAATTACTTTATAG
- a CDS encoding rhomboid family intramembrane serine protease → MPSSYEPNGEILPPAPHDVGQRRPVPDYETEAARPNSRSRGWNVLAAPGTYLLVGINCAVYLWMVLHGVSPSEPTPAQLVHYGANVPILVLHGQWYRLLTATFVHVGLIHIATNMWCLWNLGLLGEPLLGPMGLIAVYMLTGIAGNLLSMAYNVGDALLFHHGRMELFVGAGASGAVFGIAGILIVLLSNRKLPIPWFELKRLRRSVVWFAVINLLIGGATILVPVVRIDNFAHLGGFLSGLALGVPLLPRMMAGRVRYLERQKVTFAAAAFGLALFGYWIANLR, encoded by the coding sequence ATGCCTTCTTCTTACGAGCCTAATGGTGAGATTCTTCCCCCAGCCCCGCACGACGTAGGGCAACGTAGGCCTGTGCCTGATTACGAGACAGAGGCAGCGCGCCCTAATTCACGGTCGCGCGGATGGAACGTACTTGCTGCGCCGGGAACGTATTTGCTGGTTGGTATTAACTGTGCGGTGTACCTGTGGATGGTGCTGCATGGGGTTTCGCCGAGCGAGCCGACGCCAGCGCAGTTGGTTCACTATGGTGCGAATGTCCCGATTCTGGTACTCCATGGGCAGTGGTACAGATTGCTGACGGCGACGTTCGTGCATGTGGGGCTGATTCACATCGCCACAAACATGTGGTGTTTGTGGAACCTGGGACTGCTGGGTGAGCCGCTGCTTGGCCCGATGGGGCTGATTGCTGTCTACATGCTGACCGGGATCGCGGGCAATCTGTTGAGCATGGCCTACAATGTAGGCGATGCGCTGCTGTTTCACCATGGACGTATGGAGCTGTTTGTTGGCGCAGGTGCTTCGGGGGCTGTGTTTGGGATTGCAGGCATTTTGATTGTGCTGCTCTCGAACCGCAAGCTGCCGATACCGTGGTTTGAGCTGAAGCGGCTGCGGCGGTCGGTGGTGTGGTTTGCGGTGATCAACCTGCTGATTGGTGGGGCGACGATCCTGGTGCCGGTTGTGCGGATCGACAACTTCGCGCACCTGGGAGGGTTTCTGTCGGGGCTGGCGCTGGGGGTGCCGCTGTTGCCGAGGATGATGGCCGGGCGGGTGCGCTATCTGGAGAGGCAGAAGGTCACATTTGCAGCGGCAGCGTTTGGGCTGGCGCTGTTCGGGTACTGGATCGCGAATCTGCGGTAA